In Wolinella succinogenes DSM 1740, a single genomic region encodes these proteins:
- the tmk gene encoding dTMP kinase, with the protein MYVAIEGVDTCGKSTQIALLKRRFPGAIFTKEPGGTALGMKLRELLLGGEAKSAKAELLLFLADRAEHMELVIKPALDKLLFSDRSLISGMAYAKGWDELWLKSLNLFATEGIVPDKVVILELTAKELSYRLSQKSHDSIESRGVEYLLELQERIKQMTALLGIPSLTLSASLSPEEIHGRIVSGFVLKG; encoded by the coding sequence ATGTATGTAGCCATTGAGGGAGTGGATACCTGCGGTAAAAGCACTCAAATCGCCCTATTAAAGAGGCGATTCCCTGGGGCGATTTTCACCAAGGAGCCTGGAGGCACTGCCCTTGGAATGAAACTTCGAGAGCTTTTGCTAGGAGGAGAGGCAAAAAGCGCCAAAGCGGAGCTCCTCCTCTTTTTGGCGGATCGGGCTGAGCATATGGAGCTTGTCATCAAACCCGCTTTAGATAAGCTCCTCTTCTCTGACCGCAGTCTCATCTCTGGGATGGCCTATGCGAAGGGGTGGGATGAACTTTGGCTTAAAAGCCTCAATCTCTTTGCGACCGAGGGAATCGTGCCCGATAAAGTGGTGATTTTGGAGCTCACCGCCAAGGAGCTCTCCTATCGCCTCTCCCAAAAGAGCCACGATTCCATCGAATCAAGGGGGGTGGAGTATCTTTTAGAGCTTCAAGAGCGAATTAAACAGATGACCGCTCTTTTAGGTATTCCCTCCCTCACGCTCTCTGCCTCCCTTTCGCCTGAGGAGATTCATGGGAGGATTGTCTCTGGATTTGTCCTAAAGGGATAG
- a CDS encoding ComF family protein, giving the protein MKCLLCGKWSWKVLCPSCLEWLKITPQKRDLGGLVVYSFYDFDEVRECLHSKYAPIGSKVMALLAQKAALYLASHRELKGLGLSGVALDDEPKEGYSHTAIIARAFKMAGIVPVIGALRATHSVKYAGKSLEFRHQNPRGFCFDGSKKIESAVLIDDLVTTGSTMLEAKKVLEREGVEVAFGLSLSDARGLVES; this is encoded by the coding sequence ATGAAGTGCCTTCTGTGCGGAAAATGGTCATGGAAGGTGCTCTGCCCTTCTTGCCTAGAGTGGCTCAAGATCACCCCGCAAAAGCGTGACTTGGGCGGATTGGTCGTCTATAGCTTTTATGATTTTGATGAGGTGCGAGAGTGCCTCCATAGCAAATACGCACCCATAGGCAGCAAGGTGATGGCTCTTTTGGCTCAAAAAGCGGCACTCTATTTGGCTAGCCATAGAGAACTTAAGGGGCTTGGGCTCTCTGGGGTGGCGCTTGATGATGAGCCCAAAGAGGGCTACTCGCATACCGCTATTATTGCTCGCGCTTTCAAAATGGCAGGAATTGTGCCCGTCATCGGCGCACTTAGGGCGACCCACTCGGTGAAATACGCAGGGAAGAGTCTGGAGTTTCGCCATCAAAACCCTAGGGGATTTTGTTTTGATGGCTCGAAGAAGATAGAATCAGCGGTGCTGATTGATGATTTGGTGACAACAGGAAGCACCATGCTGGAGGCCAAAAAGGTCTTGGAGAGAGAGGGCGTTGAGGTGGCTTTTGGGCTGAGTCTTAGCGATGCGCGCGGCTTGGTGGAGAGTTAG
- a CDS encoding 3'-5' exonuclease, giving the protein MLCVFDCETIPDVELLRLQMGLEGSDLEVCEKAFKIQEEKSGSSFLPYPFHKIVSIAAVIADDYGRFIKVGGFAQEGSEKEILGAFLDYLNAKQPKLVSFNGRGFDLPMLLLRAMKYNLSAYAYFESDNPALNKNKWENYRQRYSERFHVDLYDTLGHYGAGRSMRLDLVCAMSGLPGKFDVHGDEVYRLYFEGKRGEIDEYCQSDVLNTYWLYLKYELLAGNLTLEDYYATLAEFMHKIPQGRSYSEIFLQYAQKEIDAKES; this is encoded by the coding sequence ATGTTGTGCGTGTTTGATTGTGAGACGATTCCTGATGTGGAGCTCCTTCGACTCCAGATGGGCTTAGAAGGAAGTGATTTAGAGGTTTGCGAGAAGGCGTTTAAGATCCAAGAGGAGAAGAGCGGAAGCTCCTTTTTGCCCTATCCCTTCCATAAAATCGTGAGCATCGCTGCGGTGATTGCGGATGATTACGGGCGTTTTATCAAGGTCGGAGGCTTTGCCCAAGAGGGAAGCGAAAAAGAGATTCTGGGAGCCTTTTTGGATTATCTTAACGCCAAACAGCCCAAACTCGTGAGTTTTAATGGACGAGGATTCGATCTGCCGATGCTTCTTCTGCGAGCGATGAAATACAATCTTAGTGCTTATGCCTATTTTGAGAGCGATAATCCTGCGCTCAACAAAAACAAATGGGAGAACTATCGTCAGCGCTACAGCGAGCGATTCCATGTGGATCTCTACGACACGCTTGGGCATTATGGGGCGGGGCGCTCCATGCGACTGGATTTAGTCTGTGCGATGAGCGGTTTGCCAGGGAAGTTTGATGTGCATGGAGATGAGGTTTATCGCCTCTATTTTGAGGGAAAGCGCGGGGAGATTGATGAGTATTGCCAAAGCGATGTGCTCAACACCTATTGGCTCTATTTGAAGTATGAGCTTTTAGCAGGGAATCTTACGCTAGAAGATTATTATGCGACCTTGGCGGAGTTTATGCATAAGATTCCCCAAGGGAGAAGTTACAGCGAAATTTTTCTACAATACGCCCAAAAAGAGATTGACGCCAAAGAATCGTGA